Part of the Sphingobium sp. TKS genome is shown below.
AGGCCGTCATAGTCGCCAATGATCGCCTTCAGCTCTTCGGGCGTCTTGCCGGTGATTTCGTCGACTTCCACGCCGCGTTCACGGAAGATCGCGGCGGCGCGGGGGTCCATTTTATCGCTGATGAGTACCTTGGGCATGGAAATGCTCCTTCGTTCCTATGAACCCGTCACCCCCGCGAAGGCGGGGGTCCATCTCCCATCAGTTGCATCAAGCGGGACGGTTGGGAGATGGATTCCCGCCTGCGCGGGAATGACGGTAGTATTTGGGGTGAAGTTGTTAAGCAGCCTTGGCCGTCGCATAGGCCCAGTCGAGCCACGGACCGAGCGCCTCGATATCGGCAGTCTCGACCGTGGCGCCGCACCAGATGCGCAGGCCCGCCGGAGCGTCGCGATAACCCGCGACGTCATAAGCGGCGCCTTCCTTCTCCAAGAGTCCTGCGAAGGTCTTGATGAAGGCCTCGTCCGCACCCTCGACGGTCAGGCAGACGCTGGTGGTCGAACGCGACGCTTCGTCGGCGGCGAGATGGCCGAGCCAATCGCGTTCCTCTACGATCTTGTTCAGCGCCGCCGCATTGGCGTTGCTGCGCGCGATCAGGCCCGCGGAACCGCCCAGCGACTTGCCCCATTCCAGCGCGAAGATCGCATCTTCGACCGCCAGCATCGAGGGGGTGTTGATCGTCTCGCCCTTGAACACGCCCTCGGCCAGCTTGCCCTTCGAGACAAGGCGGAAGACCTTCGGCAGCGGCCAGGCGGGGGTGTAGTTTTCCAGACGCTCGACCGCGCGGGGACCGAGGATAAGCACGCCATGGCCGCCCTCGCCGCCCAGCACCTTCTGCCAGGAGAAGGTGGCGACGTCGATCTTGGCCCAGTCGATGTCATAGGCGAACACCGCGCTGGTGGCGTCCGCGAAGGCCAGTCCCTCGCGGTCGGCGGGAATCCAGTCGGCGTTCGGCACGCGCACGCCCGAAGTGGTGCCGTTCCAGGTGAACAGCACGTCGTTTGAGAAATCGACCTGCGTCAGATCGGGCAACTGGCCGTAATCGGCGCGGATGATCGTCGGATCGAGCTTGAGCTGCTTGGCGGCGTCCGTCACCCAGCCCTCGCCAAAGCTTTCCCAGGCCAGCGTCGTCACCGGGCGGGCGCCCAGCATGGTCCACATCGCCATTTCAAAGGCGCCGGTGTCGGAGCCGGGGACGATGCCGATGCGATGGGTTTGGGGCAGGTTCAGCAGCTCGCGCATCAGGTCGATGCAGTAAGCGAGGCGGGTCTTGCCGATCTTGGCGCGGTGCGAGCGGCCGAGGGAGTCAGCGCTCAGCTTGTCGGCGCTCCAGCCCGGAGGCTTGGCGCAGGGACCGGAAGAGAAATAGGGGCGAGCCGGCTTGGTTGCGGGTTTGGCGGCAGGCGCAATGGTGGCGTCTGCAGCAATCATATCAGTCATGTACGCTTCTCCTTGCAGAGAGCTCGCGCGGCGTTGGGACCGCGTGGCCCGCTGGCCGCCCTAAAGTCTCCGGCCAAAGAGTCAAGTTGAATGTCTGCACGCGATGAACCGAGTCGGCCGTTAACCCTTGAGCCAGCCGGACGTGGTAAATGCTTGAGCCATGTTCGAGCGGGTTAGGGGGAAAGCGGTCCTTCGCGGCATGGGCTTTGCAGGCCTGGCGACGGTTGCGCTGACGCTGGCAAGCTGTGGCGGCGACCTGGTGCCGCGCGGGCGTGTCGAGCGCCCGTCCAAGCCGGTCAGGACCGCCCGCCCGGCCGCGCCGCCGACGATGGAGTTGCGCCAGTGCATGGCGAAGCTGAACTCGCAATCGATCCTGTTCACGCCGCTGCCCGACCAGAATTTCGGCGGCGGATGCAACGCGATGGGTAGCGTCAAGCTGATCGACATCGGCGTGCCGGCGACCAATTTGGGGGCAATGACCTGTGGCCTCGCCGCCAATTTCGCGGCCTGGGCGCGTTTCGGCGTGCAACCCGCCGCACGACTGATCCTGGGGGCGGAGGTCGAGCGGATCGAGACCTTCGGCACCTATAATTGCCGGCCGATCGCGGGCAGCGGGAAGCTTTCCGAACATGCGCACAGCAATGCGGTCGACGTGTCGGGCTTCCTGCTGAGCGATGGACGGCATATCACCATCCAGAATGACTGGAACGGCGACAAGCGCGTCCGCCAGTTTCTGGAGATCATCCATGCCAGCGCCTGCAAGCGGTTCCGCACGGTGCTGAGTCCCGATTATAACGCGGCCCATCACGATCATTTTCATTTCGACATGGGCGGCCGCGGCGGCTTTTGCCGTTGAGCGTGAACAGGAAAGCGGCGGCTTTTGCCGATAAGCACCTTGGCTTTGTCGCCTTGGCCGCTTACCTTGACGGAAATGACCAGAAAAGAAATCGAAGAACGCAAATTCCGCCCCGCCCGTCAGGAAGCCGCCGACGCCCGCAAGGGGGTGGAAACACCGCAAACCAGCAGCACCGCCTATCGCTTGGCCTTTCAGGATACCGAATTCCTGTTGCGGGAGGATTTGCGGCCGGTGCG
Proteins encoded:
- a CDS encoding phosphoserine transaminase, which translates into the protein MTDMIAADATIAPAAKPATKPARPYFSSGPCAKPPGWSADKLSADSLGRSHRAKIGKTRLAYCIDLMRELLNLPQTHRIGIVPGSDTGAFEMAMWTMLGARPVTTLAWESFGEGWVTDAAKQLKLDPTIIRADYGQLPDLTQVDFSNDVLFTWNGTTSGVRVPNADWIPADREGLAFADATSAVFAYDIDWAKIDVATFSWQKVLGGEGGHGVLILGPRAVERLENYTPAWPLPKVFRLVSKGKLAEGVFKGETINTPSMLAVEDAIFALEWGKSLGGSAGLIARSNANAAALNKIVEERDWLGHLAADEASRSTTSVCLTVEGADEAFIKTFAGLLEKEGAAYDVAGYRDAPAGLRIWCGATVETADIEALGPWLDWAYATAKAA
- a CDS encoding extensin family protein, which encodes MFERVRGKAVLRGMGFAGLATVALTLASCGGDLVPRGRVERPSKPVRTARPAAPPTMELRQCMAKLNSQSILFTPLPDQNFGGGCNAMGSVKLIDIGVPATNLGAMTCGLAANFAAWARFGVQPAARLILGAEVERIETFGTYNCRPIAGSGKLSEHAHSNAVDVSGFLLSDGRHITIQNDWNGDKRVRQFLEIIHASACKRFRTVLSPDYNAAHHDHFHFDMGGRGGFCR